In Arthrobacter sp. B3I9, the following are encoded in one genomic region:
- a CDS encoding substrate-binding domain-containing protein, which translates to MSEKAQLALDKIKGQVLSKGPNGETPSPASAADLTPEEIEKIKGLNAKAAIVMHYGGNDWATAQVNGLKSEFEKLGIKVIATTDANFKPDKQVSDIETVMTQDPDVVVSIPTDPVATASAYKKAAAAGTKLVFMDNIPQGLTAGKDYVSVVSADNYGNGVVSAHQMAKALGGKGKIGLIFHQADFFVTKQRYQGFKETITKEYPEIQIVEEKGIAGPDFAGDAQASANAMLSKYADLSGIWAVWDVPAEGVMAAARAAGRQDLKIATEDLGKNVAIALAKNELVVGLGAQVPFDQGVTEARLAAGALIGKEAPAYVALSALPVDHSNVLEAWKQVYHEDAPKDIQESLKK; encoded by the coding sequence GTGTCTGAAAAGGCTCAGCTCGCCCTCGACAAGATCAAGGGACAGGTCTTGAGCAAAGGCCCCAACGGCGAGACGCCCTCCCCCGCATCCGCTGCAGACCTGACGCCCGAAGAGATAGAGAAGATCAAGGGACTCAACGCCAAAGCTGCAATCGTCATGCACTACGGCGGCAACGACTGGGCCACGGCCCAGGTCAATGGACTCAAGAGCGAATTCGAAAAGCTCGGCATCAAGGTCATCGCCACAACCGACGCGAATTTCAAGCCGGACAAGCAGGTTTCGGACATCGAGACGGTCATGACGCAGGACCCGGACGTCGTCGTCTCCATCCCCACGGACCCTGTGGCCACAGCCTCCGCATACAAGAAAGCCGCCGCCGCCGGCACGAAGCTCGTCTTCATGGACAACATCCCCCAGGGACTGACTGCCGGCAAGGACTACGTCTCCGTTGTTTCTGCAGACAACTATGGCAACGGTGTCGTCTCCGCCCACCAGATGGCCAAAGCGCTCGGCGGTAAGGGGAAAATCGGACTTATCTTCCACCAGGCCGACTTCTTCGTGACCAAGCAGCGCTACCAGGGATTCAAGGAAACAATCACGAAGGAATACCCGGAGATCCAGATCGTCGAAGAGAAGGGCATCGCTGGGCCCGACTTCGCTGGAGACGCCCAGGCCTCTGCGAACGCCATGCTGAGCAAGTACGCCGACCTGTCCGGCATCTGGGCGGTGTGGGACGTTCCCGCAGAAGGCGTCATGGCCGCGGCGCGTGCCGCCGGCCGGCAGGATCTGAAGATTGCCACCGAGGACCTCGGCAAGAACGTCGCCATCGCCCTGGCCAAGAACGAACTCGTTGTCGGCCTCGGTGCCCAGGTTCCGTTCGACCAGGGTGTCACGGAAGCCCGGCTGGCTGCGGGAGCGCTTATCGGTAAGGAAGCGCCGGCATATGTGGCACTGAGTGCCCTCCCGGTTGACCACTCTAACGTCCTCGAGGCCTGGAAGCAGGTTTACCACGAGGACGCTCCAAAGGACATTCAAGAGTCCCTCAAGAAGTAG
- a CDS encoding LacI family DNA-binding transcriptional regulator, translating to MKGIAVPRGANARPSDATLRRKPTINDVAQIAGVSFGTVSRVLNDAPDVSAATRQRVLQVIKDIGYRRNRAATALVTNRSTSIGLLSDGSPRFGPVGTLMALENVARKKGYATTVISVEQPYEESVQAALDTLDDTGVGGIIVVAPLVDMASAVWNASCRVPVEMIAAGASSTPNVFTYSENQELGARLATQHLIDLGHTDIAHLAGSMDWFDGRVRKRGWEAALRDAGLPAGLCMEGDWSPGWAYETGLQLVREGKVPQAIFTASDHTALGLIRAFAENGVRVPDDVSVVGFDDIEGSDYFLPPLTTVRQDFTALALMSMEVLIGAMEGREVDRTPIAPTLVVRSSSTRAAPRKGH from the coding sequence GTGAAAGGCATAGCGGTTCCACGGGGGGCGAATGCGAGGCCTTCGGACGCCACATTGCGGAGGAAGCCGACCATTAACGATGTGGCACAGATTGCCGGCGTTTCCTTCGGCACGGTCTCACGGGTACTCAATGACGCACCGGATGTCAGCGCGGCAACCCGGCAACGCGTCTTGCAGGTCATTAAGGACATCGGGTACCGCCGGAACCGGGCAGCGACCGCGCTGGTCACCAACCGGTCGACGTCCATCGGCCTACTCTCTGACGGCTCTCCGCGATTCGGCCCGGTGGGGACGCTCATGGCCCTGGAAAACGTTGCGCGGAAGAAGGGCTACGCCACCACGGTCATCAGTGTCGAGCAACCCTATGAAGAGTCCGTGCAGGCCGCCCTCGATACCCTGGACGATACCGGCGTAGGGGGAATCATCGTCGTCGCACCCTTGGTGGACATGGCATCAGCTGTGTGGAATGCCTCATGCCGCGTCCCAGTGGAGATGATAGCGGCCGGAGCGTCATCGACTCCCAACGTCTTCACATACTCCGAAAACCAGGAACTCGGAGCCAGGCTGGCCACCCAGCACCTCATTGACCTCGGCCACACTGACATCGCCCACCTCGCCGGCTCTATGGACTGGTTTGACGGGCGGGTGCGCAAGCGTGGATGGGAGGCTGCGCTGCGTGACGCCGGACTGCCGGCAGGGCTCTGCATGGAGGGCGACTGGAGCCCCGGATGGGCCTACGAGACCGGCCTCCAGCTAGTCCGGGAGGGCAAGGTCCCGCAGGCAATCTTCACAGCCAGCGACCACACCGCCCTCGGTCTCATACGCGCATTCGCCGAAAACGGCGTCCGCGTCCCGGACGACGTCAGTGTCGTCGGCTTTGACGATATCGAAGGTTCAGACTATTTTCTGCCGCCCCTGACCACAGTCCGCCAGGACTTCACCGCGTTGGCACTCATGAGCATGGAAGTGCTTATCGGTGCAATGGAAGGGCGGGAGGTAGACCGTACGCCGATCGCGCCGACACTTGTTGTACGCAGTAGCTCCACCCGCGCCGCACCCCGCAAGGGGCACTGA